The Musa acuminata AAA Group cultivar baxijiao chromosome BXJ1-8, Cavendish_Baxijiao_AAA, whole genome shotgun sequence genomic sequence ATGCAAAAATCATCTGAGGCTTTCATATGCTTGCAGGTATGACTATTCTGGCTATGGTCAATCATCCGGAAAGGTTAGATACTAATCTCCTTAGATCTGCTCGATGACATTTTCTTGCTTTACAAATTGTGATTGGTAGGATGATAATAGGTCCAAAATAAGTAAATTTAATTTTCACTCTTGCAGCCAACTGAGCAAAACACCTATGCTGATATAGAGACCGCTTATAAGTGCCTCATAGAGAACTATGGTGCTAAGGAGGAAGAAATTATCCTCTATGGCCAATCTGTGGGAAGTGGACCAACTGTGGACTTGGCTGCCCGTTTACCTCATTTTCGTGCTATCATGCTGCATAGTCCTATACTATCAGGTTTAAGAGTGATGTATCCTGTAAAACGCACATACTGGTTTGACATCTACAAGGTTAGTTTTCATCTAaatgcttctttttctttcttttcatggTTCCTTTGcatatattaattttttcttaCTCATCATTCTATTTCCAGAACATTGACAAGATATCATTGGTTAATTGTCCTGTGCTAGTAATTCATGTGAGTATATATGCCTTTACACTCCCTTACACTGTATATTGATTTTGTAAATGTCACGTGGTACTGTCTCTTTCTGAGATTAACTTGCAATTATTTCTTTATATCTGATCCAAATATGTACATTACTTGAAAAGAACTGACATATGGACTTAACAATAACCAATGAAACAGAAAAGGAACGGAGAAATCTAATGAAATGTACATGTAATGCTTATTCACAGTATCTTATGGCTCACTTTGAATTAATAAGCCATTTAGTTTCCCGATATGGACATGATTGTTCTGCCAACTGCTTTATAATGTCAACTGCTTTACATGAAATGTACATGTAATGCTTATTCACAGTATCTTATGGCTCACTTTGAATTAATAAGCCATTTAGTTTCCCGATATGGACATGATTGTTCTGCCAACTGCTTTATAATGTCATATGGAGCAGATGCTATCTATCATATCAAGTAGCTTTAACATGTTTAAACTTTCATGTTCCCACAATCCCATACATGTGACAGCATTAGACATCTTTATCTCTGTATAATAATTGTTTATGACATGGTGTGTTCGTGTCACATTCagtagtttcaactttcaacatgCTTATACTTGCATCTTCCATTCATCTCCCTCGAAACAATACATGAGTCAGCACTGGACAGCTTTCTTTGTCTTCTCAAATTTCTTTATGACAACTAAAGTTTCAAAGTGAAGCTTCACAAATAGTTCTACAaacatttgttttcttgaatttgttGATGGTGCCAGACTCTGGTCTACTCTAGGTGTTAGCCTTCCTTGAATACACAATTTGATGTCTCTTTTTGTTGGTAAGAGAACAAAAGGacaaaattttcaacaaaatgaagtatacAAAATTTCTGAGAAAGGTGCATAAATAGTTTCCTCTCAGCAATTATTGATTTACTTTTATAAGAGTCTACACAAGCTATTGCATTTTTCTGCACCATGGATAGATCCTACCACAGATTTCTCCAAATCTTTGCCTTAATTTTCTCAGAGTGTGATTTCAGTCATGAAtctcttatttattttttatctgcAGGGAACATCTGATGAAGTTGTGGATTTTTCTCATGGTAAGAAGCTATGGGAATTGTGTAATGAGAAGTATGAACCTCTTTGgctaaaaggaggaaagcattgtgACTTGGAGCTTTTTCCAGAATACCTTAAACACATCAAGAAGTTTATATCTACAGTTGAGAAATCACCTTCTCAGAGGAGCACCTGGAGAAAAAGTGCAGAACAGTTTGAACCTCCTAGGAAGAGCACTGATTGCTTTGAACCATCAAGGAAGAGCATTGATCGAAGAGAAAAATCTAGGCAAAGTACAGAGAAGTCAAGAAGCAAAGATCAGAGGACTACAAATGTGGAAAATTTGGAAAAATTAAAGATATCATTTGACCAAATGGAGAAGTCTAGGAGGAGTTTAGATTGTTTTGATAAGTCTAGGAAGAACATTGATCAACTGGACAGAGGACGGAAGAGTGTTGACAGATTGGATAGGATCTGGGCTGGATGAACTTTTCACCTCTTTGCAAAATTCATACATGCGCTTTGATTGGGGTTGTGTACATTTTTTTATGTTTATCAATCATATAATCTGTCTGTGGATGTTTATATGCATTAGATGGATGTTGAAAGTAAATCCTAGTTGATGAATGATTGTAGCTCTTGGTTAATGATCGgacaattttttttccttctgatGATAATTAACCAGTTTCTTAGTGGAATTGCTCATGATGTTTTCTTTTGTGGCAACCAATGATAAGAATGTATAGGTTTTCCTTTTTTCTTAGTGTTAGAAGTGAAGTTAGTCCCTTTAAGTTGCAATCAATTTCTGCAACTGATATTTCAATCAGAAGGTATAATTCTTTTAGGATGATGATATGACACCAGCTAGCTGTTTTAGCTATATCTAAATTGTCTTTTCTGTAAATTGTCAAGTAAATGTATTAATGTCAAGCCACATGTGATGGTTCCTCATGATTTGGTACTCTTTCCTTTTTCACTGCCAACCATTGGCACTTTGGTTTTCCTGATCGTCAACCTTCTTCCCTGCTACTGTCAATGGCATGGCATCATAGTTGGTTGCCGACTATATTTATGTACCATTTCAGGTTCATGCATCATCCTCAGGTCATTAATTAGCTGAAcctgtaaataaaattttagatataaatatttattcatacatattattttagatacaaaaaatatctacattatttatggataaaatagataaataatatgcatattattttgaatataaattaaaaatgttGGCTCCCAGCGGGTTTGGTTTTTCTTCGATGAATCGGTTCTGCAACGGACCGAACCAGAGACGACCGCATCAACATCAGCCGACAAACCGGGTTCGGGTTGCTTTCGGCTTCCTCTTTCTTCCCAGTAAAACCCGTAGTCATCTGAGAAACAGCTCTGCCTTCACTTCCTCCCCATCGATTGTCGATTCGGGTGAAGAGGAGGAACATCGATCGATTCGATGCCCCCAGACCCCTTGATTTGCTCTTGAGGCCTCGATTCGGAGACATGTATGGAAGCTCCAATCACTTCCCCCTCCAATCGTCCTTGTGTTGGGGCAGCTGTTTGCTTGCTGGATTTTGATTTGTGTTTTCTTGGATCTCCAGGAGCTCGGAAGAGATCGGGACGGCGGCGATCAAGCGCGCCATCGTGGCGCTCCGAAAGCGGCATTTGCTCGAGGAAGGCGCCCACGCTCCGGCCATCAACGCCCTCTCCAGACCCCTCGTCGCCCAGGTACGTCGAGACTGCACCATGGAATCGGGGGCAATGGCAACCCTCTATTGATGTAATAGTGGGACTTCCGGTGCTTGTTGATAATCCTAGAACAGGATCTACACCACGGGAGAACGACCATTGTTAGGTTTGTGCCTATTAACACGGAGGAATTGGATTATACTCTCTGTAAATAGATGAAATTTACACAACATGCGATTTGATTTCGTCTTCGATGACTGGTGCTGTCTGGAGGCTATATCGGAAATTGATTCTTCCTTAATCCATCTCCCCTGTGCTCTTAATTCAACACCCCTAAAACTTAAATACTTTTGAAAATTTTTATCCATCCTAATTAACCATAGAGTATGACTTAATTATTCTTGTCGTATTGCTAAATTTTCACTTCATATGTTTGATACATTTTGTCTTAGTCTTTTTATTCAAAACCCTAGTTCCTAAGTTGTTTTGATGGTCGATGGTCAATGCTAGCTAGACTCTGATTAGTCAAAATCATTATCGTCAACGAAGCACACATACCATAAAATTTTATCTTGAGTATGCTTTGAAATAAAAGCATAGTCAATTAGTTAAACTGTTGTGAAAATCTGGGACTGGCCTTATCTTGTTATTATATCCGAATTAATTGTCATAAAGAATCGCCATTGTGGCCAAGGATCTAAGTCACCAGAGAATGAGCAGTGTCATTGATCCTTGGAATGGTTTGTGTAGTTTGATCTAGATTGACATGGCTCAAGGATCTAAGTCACCAGAGAATGAGACTGTAATTCTTTTACATGCCACTCCAACCACAAGTTATTTCATAAATTACCTCGTAAAGTTACAATCTTGCATGAATACCTTTGAAACTACATAGAAACCATTCTGAATAAAGTTTATATAAACCTATCCAAAATTTCAACCATCATGTGCAAGCATGAAAAAATTAGGCTTATATGACAGCTATAACATTTGCATTTAGCCAGACATGCCCGCTAGGCGACACCAGGAATTGTAGAGCCCTAAAAAGGATGAGTCGGCTTAATaaggatttaatttttattttttgtagcaTATATAAGGATCATGTCATACTGGTTTGCCACTAAACTGTGTCCAATCCTTAATTAGTGTCTGTGCTATTGGAGGTGTGACGGGGTCTTCTATGTTTCGGATTCTGACaagatggtggtgaatttcaactgAGTTTCAGATGAAAATTTTTTCATTGGTTGTATCCTCATATTGGATTTTCTTCTATCATATCAAGATACAATTGAGTTCTCATCTCTCCAAAAGAAATTGTGGGAGGTTAAGGCTAAGTGTGTCCTTCTCTTGTATGTCTTTGGTATGAtggttttaataaaaaagatAGCAGTGACAGTTGGGTGGAACAGGGTGAGATTTGCCATTTACAAATTCTCCCCAACTTTTAATTTAATCCTCTTTCTCATCCCTGCACCGAATTCTGACAATGTAGGAATTGTCTTTCCCACCCTTGCTCTGTTGGTAAAACTTGCTTCGCTTGGATCAGGCTTTTTATGTCTGACATACTTAGGATCCTCAGCACTCGAACCGAATAACTAAGCTGAAGGCCAGATACTTCAAAAATAATAGAAGTTAGAGAATTAACTCCAGGGAATTATAAAATCATGAAATTGGGAATTTGGTGACaatgagggagaggagagagacaaAGGGAGGAGAAATGAAGAGAGTGAAAGGATGCAGAAAGGTGATGGATGGCTAGTAGGATGTTAAGGTTATAATTTGGGGTAAAATGGACATATATGTGCATAATACATTATGCATACAAAAGGCCAACCAACATTTAGAATAAACTCAGACTTAACCAATAGTCATTATAACACATGTATTTCACCCATAACAGACATTATTGATTTGCTTTTAGACACATtctattcttaatgaagtcatatctAATGGAttgaattcaaattcaaattctgGTTGTTGTTATGTTAGACTAAAGTGGTCATTCAGTGATGAATGACTGAAAataacataaatcatcttcactCAGGTCATTAATGTATATAaatttatgtgtatatatatatggtctGTTGTGTTACAAAGCATTGAAATCTAGCAGGGCTTAGAGTGGAAGGAAAAAGCTGAAAACCTTGAGCTGGAACTGCAACAATGTTACAAAGCTCACACACGGTTATCTGAACAGCTTGTGGTGGAAATTGCAGAATGCAGAGAATCAAAAGCCCTTGTTCAAGAGAAAGaagaatcaattaataatttgcaAAATGACATCTCACTAGCAAGGTTGCCTTTATACAACCAGTATCACACATGTTTAACTAAGTGCTATTTGTATGAGTATGGTCATATTAATTTCACAAAAACAAATGTTTCAGGGAAGAAAACCTACAAATTAAGCAGGACCTAGATGAAAAGACAAAAGCTTTGGATTTGTTAATGAGTGAAAACCAGTCACTCAAAGCACAACTTGAGGAGATTAGATTGAAACTGAAAAAAACAGAGACTGAGAACAAGGATTTAATTGATCGTTGGATGCTTGAGAAGATGAATTCTGCAGAAAAGCTAAATGAGGTACTTTCAATTCTTATAATAGTGATTTCTAGCTTTATGGTGACTCTTTTTCCTTCTAATTTATCAATGAATTATGAAATGTTTCCATATGGTTGTCTACTTCATATCGATAGGATTTTTCTTTTTACAAATGTGCCTCAAAAAATTGTATAATTGAATTTATACCAATATGAAGTATAATATCTTGTTCTGTGTTCATCTAAGGATTTAAATACTTGTTGGAGCTGTATGTACAGTGATAAATTTTTTGGTCCAATTAAATGCTGATATTGAAAGTCATAGCTCATATAGTACAAAACTGTCTTgttgaaattttaatattttatttgatgatATTGGTACATGACGGTATATTGGCTAGTATATTGGATCTGGTCTGATAGGATACTGAAATTAGTATCGAACTGGAATCTGTGTCACTTTTATATATAGTAATGTATCAGTATAAGCTTGTTCAGTTTCGAGTTTTCTTTATACCATATCAAAGAACTCATTATGTCCTTTATTCTTATGGTGACATTTCAATCCTATCTCCCAATGAGGTATTTTCACTCAACCCGACTCTTTCCTCTGTGGGTAGTTTTGGAAATGCTCAAGATGCAATTGCCTAAAATAGACCAAGAAAGAAATCTGAGATCTTCTTATGCTAATTGTCGAGTAATTTGTCCATCTTCCTTTAATGGTTATGttattaataattaataaatCATCTGTGAATTTGGTACTTTGTTTTGAAACATGTGACTCGACTGAATCATGGATCAACTTAACTGAATTTTTCAACAATGCTTCAAGCTAAAggacctaaaatgcatcaaatacCAAAGTTTTTTCTCATCTTTGATGTTGATGCATTGGAATTCTTTTCTTTTGGGAGGATAACTTTTTAAAGTGGCAGGCAAGCAATGGCGATTATTCTCATATAGTTGCATGTTGGGCTGATGGAATGACTCTGTGCAGTTCACTGGGTTTTTACAAAGTTAAATATCTTCAACGACATGATAAATTGTCTTATTCAGCATTGTGAATCATTTGTAAATATACTAAAAGATTCATACAAGAGAAGCTGATGGGAGACCATTAATTTGGGGAAATTGATCAGTTTGTATCTTAGTAAAACAGTTTGGGCCTTATCCATGCCTAAACGCTTGATCTTTTCCAATACTAGTTTTATATCTGTTTGATACCATTTCCACATGCCCTTGTGAGTTCTAAGTTCACTTGGTCTTTCCAGTATTAGTTCATTATCTTCCTTTTTTTCCTGAAACCAAGTCATCAATATCGTGTTTGTTTTACTTGGAACAAAGTCATTAACACTTGAAAACTATTTAGCTATAGACTAAAGCATCTTTCACATCATCCCTGACATTTTATCATGTTTGCAGGTTAATGCAATGTATGAGGACATGATGCAACAGTTGAAGGTGTCCAGCATTGAACAACTTGCACGACAACAAGTTGATGGAATCGTTCGCCAAAGGGAAGCTGGATATGTGGACCATGTGGAATCAACAGTTCCATCGTCTTGCAAGCACACACTTCATGCTCATGAAGGTGGGTGCGGATCCATTTTGTTCCAAAACAACTCGGATAAGCTGATTAGTGGCGGCCAGGATCGGACCGTCAAGATCTGGGATACAAAATCTGGGACACTAAGCTCCACTCTTCATGGTTGCCTTGGGTCATTACTTGATCTTGCTATCACACATGACAACAGATTTATCATTGCTGCCAGCAGTTCAAACAACCTATATGTATGGGAGACTAGCTCCGGTCGGGTACGACATACACTCACTGGCCACACTGACAAAGTATGTGCTGTTGATGCAAGCAAAGTTTCCAGCCGCAATTTAGTGAGCGCTGCTTACGATCATACCATGAAGGTCTGGGATCTGGTGAAAGGCTACTGCACCAATACCATTATCTTCCAGAGCAACTGCAACTCGCTTTCTTACACCATGGATGGACTTACCTTCTGCTCCGGACATGTAGATGGTAACCTTCGGATCTGGGATAGCAGGATGGGAAAAGTTGTGGGCGAAGTAGCTGCTCATTCGCAGGCAGTCACATCGATTTACGTATCCCAAAGCGGGAACTTGTTGCTGACAAGTGGAAGGGACAATTTACACAACCTATTTGACTTGAGAACACTGGAAATTTGTGGGACGTTCAGAGCCAATGGCAACAGAGTTGCATCAAACTGGAGCAGGTCGTGTATCAGTCCTGACGAGAAGTGTGTCACAGCGGGATCATCTGATGGATCTATCTATATATGGTCAAGACTAAACAATAACATGCTGAGCATTTTGGAGGGGCATTCTTCACCAGTTCTTTCATGCGCATATGGTGGACCGGGGAACACACTAGCTTCTGCTGATAAGAATGGAAATTTGTGTATATGGTGTTGATGGATGATCGATCTCGTTTGGTGTTTGGAACTATAAATGCCTTAGTCTTACCATTATTCTTCTTCGTATCATTAAGTGTTTCAAAGTGTAGATTCTCTTTCTACGATTATTCTTCTACTTGTGATTACACCTTTTATTTCAGCTGCCTCTCTCAGTTATCTACTCTACAAGTGTCTGTTCGTCTTGGACCAAAATAATCTGCTAGAAGTTGCTCAGAAAGCTCAAGCAAGTATTtaacattcaaatcatcattaattccaTATTCGTTATCTTATTTCATATAGTAATGTGGTATCCTAAAACATGACAAGTGGTCCAAAGGTCTGCACGAAGGTAAATTATCAAATCTGCAACTTAATCTTCTTTTGGCAGCATCAAATAGCTTTCAGTCCTCATCGAAGATGCGGCTTCTTCTGCACGGGTTGGGAGATGGCTTAATAGGGTAAGAAGCTTCCATGGGGATACCACACAGCCTCTCGTTGACCCAGTTCAATTCTATGATGTCAGGGGCTTAataatcatttataaaatattaatctttcTAAAACCTGACTGGGGCAACGAGAGGTTGTGTGGTATTTGACTAAAtacgctaattggagaatgagtttactgaatgATTTGTTTACATAATCctgaatggttaatgatatcttatCGTTAGATACTGATTCCGTAATCTCAATTATGTATTCGATCCTTAGACTTAAACACCAATAATATGTTATTTGAATATTTAATTCTTTAATACTAGATTTATatgtttg encodes the following:
- the LOC135588465 gene encoding uncharacterized protein LOC135588465 isoform X1, which produces MGGVTSSVAAKLAFFPPSPPSYEVVTEPESGVVRLSRYPHRENVEVLRLPTRRGTEIVALYVRNPMAAFTVLYSHGNAADLGQMYELFLELSIHLRVNLLGYDYSGYGQSSGKPTEQNTYADIETAYKCLIENYGAKEEEIILYGQSVGSGPTVDLAARLPHFRAIMLHSPILSGLRVMYPVKRTYWFDIYKNIDKISLVNCPVLVIHGTSDEVVDFSHGKKLWELCNEKYEPLWLKGGKHCDLELFPEYLKHIKKFISTVEKSPSQRSTWRKSAEQFEPPRKSTDCFEPSRKSIDRREKSRQSTEKSRSKDQRTTNVENLEKLKISFDQMEKSRRSLDCFDKSRKNIDQLDRGRKSVDRLDRIWAG
- the LOC135588465 gene encoding uncharacterized protein LOC135588465 isoform X2, producing MGGVTSSVAAKLAFFPPSPPSYEVVTEPESGVVRLSRYPHRENVEVLRLPTRRGTEIVALYVRNPMAAFTVLYSHGNAADLGQMYELFLELSIHLRVNLLGYDYSGYGQSSGKPTEQNTYADIETAYKCLIENYGAKEEEIILYGQSVGSGPTVDLAARLPHFRAIMLHSPILSGLRVMYPVKRTYWFDIYKGTSDEVVDFSHGKKLWELCNEKYEPLWLKGGKHCDLELFPEYLKHIKKFISTVEKSPSQRSTWRKSAEQFEPPRKSTDCFEPSRKSIDRREKSRQSTEKSRSKDQRTTNVENLEKLKISFDQMEKSRRSLDCFDKSRKNIDQLDRGRKSVDRLDRIWAG
- the LOC103996008 gene encoding autophagy-related protein 16-like, translated to MSSEEIGTAAIKRAIVALRKRHLLEEGAHAPAINALSRPLVAQGLEWKEKAENLELELQQCYKAHTRLSEQLVVEIAECRESKALVQEKEESINNLQNDISLAREENLQIKQDLDEKTKALDLLMSENQSLKAQLEEIRLKLKKTETENKDLIDRWMLEKMNSAEKLNEVNAMYEDMMQQLKVSSIEQLARQQVDGIVRQREAGYVDHVESTVPSSCKHTLHAHEGGCGSILFQNNSDKLISGGQDRTVKIWDTKSGTLSSTLHGCLGSLLDLAITHDNRFIIAASSSNNLYVWETSSGRVRHTLTGHTDKVCAVDASKVSSRNLVSAAYDHTMKVWDLVKGYCTNTIIFQSNCNSLSYTMDGLTFCSGHVDGNLRIWDSRMGKVVGEVAAHSQAVTSIYVSQSGNLLLTSGRDNLHNLFDLRTLEICGTFRANGNRVASNWSRSCISPDEKCVTAGSSDGSIYIWSRLNNNMLSILEGHSSPVLSCAYGGPGNTLASADKNGNLCIWC
- the LOC135588465 gene encoding uncharacterized protein LOC135588465 isoform X3; the protein is MGGVTSSVAAKLAFFPPSPPSYEVVTEPESGVVRLSRYPHRENVEVLRLPTRRGTEIVALYVRNPMAAFTVLYSHGNAADLGQMYDYSGYGQSSGKPTEQNTYADIETAYKCLIENYGAKEEEIILYGQSVGSGPTVDLAARLPHFRAIMLHSPILSGLRVMYPVKRTYWFDIYKNIDKISLVNCPVLVIHGTSDEVVDFSHGKKLWELCNEKYEPLWLKGGKHCDLELFPEYLKHIKKFISTVEKSPSQRSTWRKSAEQFEPPRKSTDCFEPSRKSIDRREKSRQSTEKSRSKDQRTTNVENLEKLKISFDQMEKSRRSLDCFDKSRKNIDQLDRGRKSVDRLDRIWAG